The following are from one region of the Candidatus Poribacteria bacterium genome:
- the rfaE1 gene encoding D-glycero-beta-D-manno-heptose-7-phosphate kinase, whose amino-acid sequence MNLKAVFEQLQGKRVVIIGDVILDRYVWGDVKRISPEAPVPVFETTTEKTGCGGAANVAQNVASLGGNATLVGVIGEDREGEKLVQMLTETNLVTTGVYADPQRPTSTKTRVIARGAMPFPDRERDSGHHLLRIDRESKQEISPQIREHLLNTIAAQLPTSDAIIFADYDKGVVTPQLIKDVMKHAKSYGIPIIVDPKQNNFWHYKGVTAVTPNHKEASAAVHEEITDMSDLVAVGEKILDRLSLKALLITRDAKGMSLFHRSADSIVKAEHLPPHSNSVTDVTGAGDTVVAAFTLALAAGAEFRSAAVLSNLAGGIAVGKMGCATVTPQELLYTIKAF is encoded by the coding sequence GTGAACTTAAAAGCCGTTTTTGAACAACTTCAAGGCAAGCGGGTCGTGATTATCGGTGATGTCATCTTGGACAGATATGTCTGGGGGGATGTGAAACGAATTTCGCCAGAAGCCCCTGTTCCAGTGTTTGAAACGACGACAGAGAAGACCGGATGTGGTGGCGCAGCGAATGTCGCCCAAAATGTTGCCAGCTTAGGCGGCAACGCAACGCTGGTCGGGGTCATCGGTGAGGACAGGGAAGGCGAAAAGTTAGTCCAGATGCTAACCGAAACGAATCTCGTTACGACCGGGGTCTATGCGGATCCGCAGCGACCGACAAGCACAAAAACACGCGTCATTGCCCGTGGCGCCATGCCCTTCCCAGATCGGGAACGGGATTCGGGACATCACCTGCTCCGTATTGACAGGGAATCCAAACAGGAAATCTCGCCGCAGATACGAGAACACCTACTGAACACTATCGCTGCGCAGCTGCCAACAAGCGATGCAATTATCTTTGCTGACTACGATAAAGGGGTCGTCACGCCTCAGCTCATCAAGGATGTTATGAAACACGCCAAATCTTACGGTATCCCCATCATCGTCGATCCGAAGCAAAACAACTTCTGGCACTATAAAGGTGTAACCGCCGTTACGCCGAACCACAAGGAAGCAAGTGCTGCTGTCCATGAAGAAATCACGGATATGTCCGATCTCGTCGCTGTTGGTGAGAAAATTCTGGACAGATTGTCCCTTAAGGCGTTGCTAATTACCCGCGATGCGAAGGGTATGTCTCTGTTTCACCGTTCGGCAGATAGTATCGTAAAAGCAGAGCATCTCCCACCCCACTCAAACAGTGTGACAGATGTTACAGGGGCAGGGGACACGGTTGTTGCCGCTTTCACACTCGCGCTCGCAGCCGGTGCTGAATTTCGTAGTGCTGCGGTGCTGTCTAACCTTGCAGGTGGGATAGCCGTCGGTAAGATGGGGTGTGCGACCGTTACACCACAGGAACTGCTGTACACTATCAAGGCTTTTTAA
- the gmhB gene encoding D-glycero-beta-D-manno-heptose 1,7-bisphosphate 7-phosphatase, translating into MKTIFLDRDGVINRNPPNKGYVRKWAEFTFIPNSRKAIRELTEGGYRIIVVTNQSGIGRGLYSEEDLADIHSRMVAEIRKSGGTIDAVYYCPHHPDAGCECRKPKPGMLMRAAREHNIELENAYLIGDWTTDIEVGQRVGATAFLVLTGLGQESYYHYIRTKPCRRADQNGHRPDRIFTNLYTATRWLIEN; encoded by the coding sequence ATGAAGACTATTTTTCTCGATAGAGATGGTGTTATCAACCGGAATCCACCCAATAAAGGCTACGTCCGGAAATGGGCAGAATTCACCTTCATTCCGAATTCCCGGAAAGCGATCCGAGAATTAACAGAAGGCGGTTATCGAATTATTGTGGTAACCAATCAATCAGGAATCGGGAGAGGCCTCTATTCAGAGGAAGATTTAGCGGATATTCACTCACGAATGGTTGCCGAAATTAGAAAATCAGGTGGAACAATTGATGCCGTTTATTACTGTCCACACCATCCCGATGCCGGATGTGAGTGTCGCAAACCGAAGCCGGGTATGTTAATGCGCGCTGCCCGTGAACACAACATTGAACTGGAAAATGCCTATTTGATTGGTGATTGGACCACAGATATTGAGGTAGGACAGCGTGTCGGTGCCACAGCATTTCTCGTTTTAACAGGACTTGGACAGGAGAGTTATTACCACTACATTCGGACGAAACCGTGTCGGCGTGCGGATCAGAACGGACATCGTCCTGATAGGATCTTCACAAACCTTTACACAGCAACGCGTTGGCTTATAGAAAATTAG
- a CDS encoding nucleotide sugar dehydrogenase, producing MILGKIETRTARSGVIGLGYVGLPLAVAIASAGFRVTGIDICSEKIERLKQGISDVPDATNAVLVPLIASEQLQVTTDFSVLRELDTVNICVPTPLGENRTPDMQFIIAAVQQIAQYLHPEQLIILESTTYPGTTAEVVLPELNAQFPGTLQVGRDFYLAYSPERIEPGNSTYSVTNTPKIIGGVTPQCTHVAKTFYAQFIHKTHTVSSPRTAEMVKLLENTFRSVNIGLINEVALICDRMELDVWEIIDAAATKPFGFMPFYPGPGLGGHCIPIDPHYLSWKAQMYQYHARFIELATEINSEMPKYVLDKIIHALNLQRKPLNGAKLLILGIAYKKDIGDIRESPALEVIRLILDKKAEFLYHDPYIKDLSLDDTEIYHSEPLTAALVESVDCVVVLTDHTAIDYNWLVTHAQLIVDTRNATRGVKKGQEKIIKI from the coding sequence ATGATTCTTGGAAAAATAGAAACCCGGACGGCTCGCTCGGGTGTTATCGGGCTTGGATATGTCGGACTGCCGCTTGCCGTTGCGATTGCGAGTGCAGGATTCCGAGTTACAGGCATCGATATCTGTTCAGAAAAAATAGAACGGTTGAAACAGGGCATCTCCGACGTTCCTGATGCGACCAACGCAGTGCTCGTCCCCCTTATTGCGTCCGAGCAGCTGCAGGTAACGACAGACTTTTCTGTGCTACGCGAATTGGACACAGTTAATATCTGTGTGCCGACCCCTCTGGGGGAAAACCGAACCCCCGACATGCAGTTTATCATCGCTGCAGTTCAGCAAATTGCGCAATACCTCCACCCCGAACAACTGATTATCCTCGAAAGCACCACCTACCCCGGCACTACCGCAGAGGTTGTATTGCCCGAACTCAACGCCCAGTTTCCTGGCACCCTACAAGTAGGACGTGATTTCTATCTCGCCTACTCACCGGAACGGATCGAGCCGGGGAATAGTACCTACTCCGTGACAAACACCCCTAAAATTATCGGAGGTGTCACGCCGCAATGCACCCACGTCGCGAAAACCTTCTACGCACAGTTCATTCATAAAACACACACAGTCTCTTCACCCCGGACAGCAGAGATGGTCAAACTCTTAGAAAACACGTTTCGGAGTGTCAACATCGGCTTAATTAATGAGGTCGCGCTTATCTGTGACCGGATGGAGCTTGATGTGTGGGAAATCATTGATGCCGCTGCGACAAAACCGTTCGGATTTATGCCGTTCTATCCAGGTCCCGGGCTGGGTGGACACTGTATTCCAATTGACCCGCATTATCTCTCTTGGAAAGCACAGATGTATCAGTATCACGCTCGATTTATTGAGCTCGCTACCGAAATTAACAGTGAGATGCCGAAATACGTGTTAGACAAAATCATCCACGCCCTGAATCTTCAACGTAAACCCTTGAATGGAGCGAAACTATTAATCTTAGGAATCGCTTATAAAAAGGACATCGGCGACATTCGCGAATCGCCCGCACTTGAAGTAATTCGTTTAATTCTTGACAAAAAAGCGGAATTCCTATATCATGACCCCTATATAAAAGACTTGTCTCTTGATGATACAGAAATCTATCACTCAGAACCGCTAACAGCAGCTCTTGTAGAAAGTGTTGATTGTGTTGTCGTCCTAACCGATCATACTGCTATAGACTACAACTGGCTCGTCACACATGCCCAACTGATTGTTGACACACGCAATGCAACGCGCGGTGTCAAGAAAGGACAGGAAAAAATTATCAAAATTTAA